One region of Eupeodes corollae chromosome 1, idEupCoro1.1, whole genome shotgun sequence genomic DNA includes:
- the LOC129953801 gene encoding uncharacterized protein LOC129953801, translating to MTDPPKPTANMYAIVNNITASISPLNLKSTNLPSTWKNWLNQFKIFLRASNLEDQGDKRKVALLLHYMGPDSLEIFNSFNENLVVVKYDKLIEKLEAYFLPKVNIVMERHKFFTRSQKDGESIDEYITVLKNLSLTCDFKDLREDLLRDIFVCGLNNNFSSIKERLLNEGGIKFDRAIDIAKTMEATKGQAQQLQLASSNNSNNVIAAIHRSTSKSQNHHHNNNSSSSLSNKNNIHSSHNSRSSSYVPSHQVYNNKQKSSSSAHEKRCYKCGEIHRSKCPALGVRCNNCKRMNHFAKMCKNKKAYIRNVDVSSDYDELSEDTAQLFIGMVHIQQAYAVSSSSEQVDRWIVPIHINGTSVQCQIDTGAQANIISKQMFEKICSGVKVMKSSTKIMTFSREVLPVIGYCNLNCQHRGHHYKILFYVLNLKCQAIIGLQSSIKLNLIKKNNF from the coding sequence atgaccgaCCCGCCAAAACCAACCGCAAATATGTATGCAATTGTGAATAATATTACGGCATCCATTTCACCACTCAACCTTAAATCAACGAATCTACCATCCACGTGGAAGAATTGGctaaaccaatttaaaatttttcttcgaGCATCTAATCTGGAGGACCAAGGCGATAAACGAAAAGTCGCACTACTACTTCACTACATGGGGCCAGATTCTTTGGAAATCTTCAATTCCTTCAACGAGAACCTAGTCGTCGTGAAGTATGACAAATTAATTGAGAAACTGGAAGCCTACTTTCTTCCCAAAGTCAACATCGTCATGGAGCGTCATAAATTCTTCACAAGGTCACAAAAAGATGGTGAGTCAATCGACGAATATATCACAGTCTTAAAAAATCTGAGTCTGACATGTGATTTTAAAGATCTAAGGGAGGATTTACTCCGTGATATTTTCGTATGTgggttaaataataatttttcaagcaTCAAAGAAAGATTATTAAATGAAGGTGGCATAAAATTCGACAGAGCCATCGACATTGCAAAAACGATGGAAGCAACAAAAGGGCAAGCTCAACAGTTGCAGCTAGCAAgtagcaacaacagcaacaacgtTATCGCCGCTATTCACCGTTCAACGTCAAAGTCACAAAATCACCATCACAATAATAATTCGTCTTCGTCGCTctccaacaaaaataatatacactCTTCACACAACAGCCGATCGTCATCATATGTACCAAGCCATCAAGTatataacaataaacaaaagagTTCATCATCGGCACATGAAAAGCGCTGCTACAAGTGCGGAGAAATACATAGAAGTAAATGCCCAGCTCTGGGAGTGAGGTGCAACAACTGTAAAAGAATGAACCATTTCGCTAAAatgtgcaaaaacaaaaaagcatacATAAGAAATGTCGACGTCTCTTCTGATTATGATGAGCTTTCGGAAGACACAGCCCAGTTATTTATTGGGATGGTGCACATACAACAAGCTTATGCAGTTTCGTCGTCATCAGAGCAAGTAGATCGATGGATAGTGCCTATTCACATCAACGGTACATCTGTGCAATGTCAAATAGACACAGGTGCACAagcaaatataatttcaaagcAAATGTTCGAAAAAATTTGCAGTGGAGTTAAAGTAATGAAGTCATCCACAAAAATCATGACATTCAGCAGAGAAGTTCTTCCAGTCATTGGGTATTGCAACTTAAATTGTCAACACAGAGGTCATCactacaaaattcttttttacgtGCTGAATTTAAAGTGTCAAGCTATTATTGGTCTTCAGTCGtctattaaacttaatttaatcaaaaag